A single genomic interval of Psychroserpens sp. NJDZ02 harbors:
- a CDS encoding bifunctional aconitate hydratase 2/2-methylisocitrate dehydratase → MNTYKDYLKEIEDRKVLGLHPKPIDGAELLSNIITQIVDVNNPYREESLNFFIYNVLPGTTSAAGVKAKFLKEIILGETVVEEMTPAFAFEQLSHMKGGPSIDVLLDLALGNDVAIATEAAKVLKTQVFLYEADMALLEKAFKAGNTIAKELLESYAQAEFFTKLPEVDEEIEIVTFVAGVGDISTDLLSPGADAHSRSDRELHGQCMFEHNKDMQNQLLALKEQHPDKRVMLIAEKGTMGVGSSRMSGVNNVALWTGVPFSKYVPFINFAPVIAGTNGIAPIFLTTVGVTGGIGIDLKNWEKQKDADGNTVVDADGEPVLKQTYSVETGTVLTINTKTKKLYNGDKELKDISTALTPPKMEFIKAGGSYAVVFGKKVQTIACKILEIDIPQVYATSKEVSIDGQGLTAVEKIFNKNAVGTTPGKTLHAGSNVRVEVNIVGSQDTTGLMTSQELEMMAATIISPIVDAGYQSGCHTASVWDDKSKANIPRLMTFMNDFGLITARDPKGKYHAMTDVIHKVLNDLAVDDWDIIIGGDSHTRMSKGVAFGADSGTVALALATGEATMPIPESVKVTFKGEMKSFMDFRDVVHATQEQMLHQFGGDNVFQGRIIEVHLGTLTADQAFTFTDWTAEMKAKASICISEEETLIESLEIARGRIQIMIDKGMDNEKQMLKGLVEKANARIEELKSGAKPALKPDADANYFAEVVVDLDEIAEPMIADPDVNNEDVSKRYTHDNIRPLSYYGGTKTVDLGFIGSCMIHKGDMQILAQMLKNIEALHGKVEFKAPLVVAPPTYNIVDELKAEGDWDILTKYSGFEFNDDAPKGEARTKYENMLYLERPGCNLCMGNQEKAEPGDTVMATSTRLFQGRVVKDSGEKKGESLLSSTPVVVLSTILGRTPTMAEYEAAVDGIVLTSFKPSKKKLVLA, encoded by the coding sequence ATGAACACTTATAAAGATTACCTAAAAGAGATTGAAGACAGGAAAGTACTTGGACTTCATCCTAAACCTATTGATGGTGCTGAATTACTTAGCAACATTATTACTCAAATTGTTGATGTAAATAACCCATATAGAGAAGAGTCTCTTAACTTTTTTATCTACAATGTTTTACCTGGAACAACGAGTGCTGCAGGAGTAAAAGCAAAGTTTTTAAAGGAAATTATTTTAGGTGAAACTGTAGTTGAAGAAATGACACCTGCGTTTGCTTTTGAGCAATTGTCACACATGAAAGGGGGTCCATCAATTGATGTATTATTAGATTTAGCTTTAGGAAACGATGTTGCTATTGCTACAGAAGCTGCAAAAGTATTAAAGACACAAGTGTTTTTATACGAAGCAGATATGGCGCTTTTAGAGAAGGCTTTTAAAGCAGGAAATACGATTGCAAAAGAATTGTTAGAGAGCTATGCACAAGCCGAATTTTTTACAAAACTTCCAGAAGTTGATGAAGAAATTGAAATTGTAACCTTTGTCGCTGGTGTAGGTGATATCTCTACAGATTTATTGTCTCCAGGTGCTGATGCACACTCAAGATCAGATCGTGAATTACATGGGCAATGTATGTTTGAGCATAACAAAGACATGCAGAATCAATTGTTAGCTTTAAAAGAGCAACATCCTGATAAACGTGTGATGTTAATCGCAGAAAAAGGAACAATGGGAGTAGGGTCTTCTAGAATGTCTGGTGTAAATAACGTGGCGTTATGGACCGGAGTTCCGTTTAGTAAATATGTACCTTTTATCAATTTTGCACCGGTAATAGCTGGGACAAATGGTATTGCTCCGATTTTCTTAACTACGGTTGGGGTAACTGGTGGTATTGGTATCGATTTAAAAAATTGGGAAAAACAAAAAGATGCTGATGGTAACACTGTAGTAGATGCAGATGGTGAGCCAGTTTTAAAACAAACCTATTCTGTAGAAACAGGTACGGTTTTAACTATAAATACAAAAACTAAAAAATTATATAACGGAGACAAAGAGTTAAAAGATATCTCTACTGCTTTAACACCACCAAAAATGGAGTTTATTAAAGCGGGTGGATCTTATGCAGTTGTTTTTGGAAAGAAAGTACAAACTATAGCGTGTAAAATATTAGAAATTGACATCCCTCAAGTATATGCGACTTCTAAAGAAGTGTCTATTGATGGACAAGGTCTAACAGCTGTTGAAAAAATCTTCAACAAAAATGCTGTAGGAACAACTCCAGGTAAAACATTACATGCAGGATCTAATGTAAGAGTAGAAGTAAACATTGTTGGATCACAAGATACTACAGGTTTAATGACGTCTCAAGAATTAGAAATGATGGCAGCGACTATTATTTCTCCAATTGTGGATGCAGGATACCAATCAGGGTGTCATACAGCTTCTGTTTGGGATGATAAGTCTAAAGCTAACATACCAAGGTTAATGACCTTTATGAATGACTTCGGATTAATTACGGCGCGTGACCCTAAAGGAAAATATCATGCAATGACCGATGTAATACACAAGGTTTTAAATGATCTTGCTGTGGATGATTGGGATATTATTATTGGAGGAGATTCTCACACACGTATGTCTAAAGGTGTTGCTTTTGGAGCCGATTCAGGTACAGTGGCGTTAGCATTAGCGACAGGTGAAGCGACGATGCCAATCCCAGAATCTGTAAAAGTAACTTTTAAAGGAGAAATGAAATCATTTATGGATTTCCGTGATGTAGTTCATGCTACGCAAGAGCAGATGTTACATCAGTTTGGTGGAGATAACGTTTTCCAAGGTAGAATTATTGAAGTGCACTTAGGTACACTTACAGCTGATCAAGCGTTTACATTTACAGATTGGACTGCAGAAATGAAAGCTAAAGCGTCTATCTGTATCTCAGAAGAAGAGACTTTAATTGAATCTTTAGAAATTGCAAGAGGTCGTATCCAAATCATGATTGATAAGGGAATGGATAACGAAAAGCAAATGCTTAAAGGTTTAGTTGAAAAAGCGAATGCTAGAATTGAAGAATTAAAGTCAGGTGCTAAACCAGCTTTAAAACCAGATGCGGATGCTAATTATTTTGCAGAAGTTGTTGTTGATTTAGATGAAATTGCTGAACCAATGATTGCTGATCCTGATGTAAACAATGAAGACGTCTCAAAACGTTATACACACGATAATATCAGACCTTTATCTTACTACGGAGGAACTAAAACCGTGGATTTAGGATTTATTGGATCTTGTATGATCCATAAAGGGGATATGCAAATTTTAGCGCAAATGCTGAAGAATATAGAGGCGCTACATGGTAAAGTAGAATTTAAAGCACCATTAGTAGTGGCACCTCCAACTTATAATATTGTGGATGAGCTAAAAGCGGAAGGTGATTGGGATATATTAACTAAATATTCAGGATTCGAATTTAATGATGATGCACCTAAGGGAGAAGCACGTACTAAATACGAAAACATGTTATATTTAGAGCGTCCAGGATGTAACCTTTGTATGGGGAATCAAGAAAAAGCTGAACCAGGAGATACGGTAATGGCGACTTCTACACGTTTATTCCAAGGTCGAGTTGTAAAAGATTCAGGAGAAAAGAAAGGAGAATCGTTGTTGTCTTCTACACCAGTAGTGGTATTGTCTACCATTTTAGGAAGAACACCTACAATGGCTGAATATGAAGCTGCAGTTGATGGCATCGTATTAACTAGTTTTAAACCTTCTAAAAAGAAGTTAGTGTTAGCATAA